One Vulpes lagopus strain Blue_001 chromosome 18, ASM1834538v1, whole genome shotgun sequence DNA window includes the following coding sequences:
- the RAB5IF gene encoding respirasome Complex Assembly Factor 1 isoform X2 codes for MSGGRRKEEPPQPQLANGALKVSVWSKVLRSDAAWEDKDEFLDVIYWFRQIIAVVLGVIWGVLPLRGFLGIAGLFGSFFTLPSTMTDGVQTPPALCPVQRTLIVTAQNPDCRGTPATWNLEDPCFLDRESVCWASVFSARVVI; via the exons ATGAGCGGCGGGCGGCGAAAGGAGGAGCCGCCGCAGCCGCAGCTGGCCAACGGGGCCCTCAAAGTGTCCGTGTGGAGCAAGGTGCTGCGGAGCGACGCGGCCTGGGAGGACAAG gATGAATTTTTAGATGTGATATACTGGTTCCGACAGATCATTGCTGTAGTCCTAGGTGTCATTTGGGGAGTGTTACCATTGCGAGGTTTCTTGGGAATAGCAGG GTTATTTGGATCATTTTTTACACTGCCATCCACTATGACTGATGGTGTACAGACCCCACCTGCTCTCTGTCCAGTCCAAAGGACCCTCATAGTTACAGCACAGAACCCTGATTGTAGGGGCACCCCAGCCACGTGGAACCTAGAAGACCCATGTTTCCTGGACCGAGAATCAGTGTGTTGGGCATCAGTGTTTTCTGCAAGGGTTGTGAtctga
- the RAB5IF gene encoding respirasome Complex Assembly Factor 1 isoform X1 has product MSGGRRKEEPPQPQLANGALKVSVWSKVLRSDAAWEDKDEFLDVIYWFRQIIAVVLGVIWGVLPLRGFLGIAGFCVINAGVLYLYFSNYLQIDEEEYGGTWELTKEGFMTSFALFMVIWIIFYTAIHYD; this is encoded by the exons ATGAGCGGCGGGCGGCGAAAGGAGGAGCCGCCGCAGCCGCAGCTGGCCAACGGGGCCCTCAAAGTGTCCGTGTGGAGCAAGGTGCTGCGGAGCGACGCGGCCTGGGAGGACAAG gATGAATTTTTAGATGTGATATACTGGTTCCGACAGATCATTGCTGTAGTCCTAGGTGTCATTTGGGGAGTGTTACCATTGCGAGGTTTCTTGGGAATAGCAGG ATTCTGTGTGATCAACGCAGGAGTCCTGTACTTGTACTTCAGCAACTACCTGCAGATAGATGAGGAAGAGTATGGTGGCACGTGGGAGCTCACCAAAGAAGGATTTATGACATCTTTTGCCTTGTTCATG GTTATTTGGATCATTTTTTACACTGCCATCCACTATGACTGA